Part of the Diprion similis isolate iyDipSimi1 chromosome 10, iyDipSimi1.1, whole genome shotgun sequence genome, tattatagaaattttatactttacacAAGCGTACGCGTTCTGAATTAACAACACAAGACGTATCGTTCTTAAGACGTATTGAAAGCCCGCGTCTTAAATTACCCAATTACGCAACGGAACTCGACATAACCTAACTACTGAACGATATTCTTTGGTCAGAAAAGACGTTTTGGAGTCTGGTTAAACGTGTGAAATCGTTTTTACCTAGCACGTTAGTCCAAAAGACGTCTTCcccaccaaaaaaaaaacaacaacatttAATCCCTTATGTCGCTTATTTCGATGTCTCGTTGAACCTCGCCAAAACAGTCAGCAAGACGTATACCGGACCTGACATAAGACGTTGCTGAAATATTCGGAAGGCCGCCAATTATGCAAATAACTCGACGTATTAGCCTGTATAATAACTGAACAATGTTGTTTAATTAAGaaaaacgtataataattgaGGTCTGTTAATAAAATGAGCGAGATCGTTTCCAGCTATCGCATTGgtcgaaaaaacgattttttttttcgaacaaaaatgTCAATGTCTTATTTCACCTGTCTTCGCGTCTTATTGACCTCGCTGAAACGTCCCAAGACAGAAATACTGATGTTGGCAAAACTTTCGGGAAGACGTCTTtcggtgtgaaaaaattctcagcgtCAAATTTATCggttaaatttaattataagaTTAATGAATTAGACGTCTGGACGATTCAACTTGAAATCTGCAGTGTGCAGTTGGCTGGGCGtataagttttttattttttatttcccactCTTGTTCTTGTTTTAGCACTCATTCACGTCCATCAGCATCAGATGCCACCGCGACTACCTACGTTTATGTGCCCTGCGCATCGCGTCTTACGTACAAAGTAGATATTTATAATCCTCTGCAGTCAAGTCAGTCACTTGCGAGTAAATGAACGCGGCGGGAATGCATTTACTCTGTGTGTACAAACATACTACTACCATGCATCTGTACTATTCTCCACGTAATATGCTTAAGTTGCTCTACTAACGCTTTTGCAAATTCAATTACgtctgtattattattattactgcgATTTGATCCGCCACCAAAAGACGATTCATCCTCAAAGTatgtctttgaaaaattcttaaattcaACGCCTCGCTATGAGGACTGACATGACTTGGAAATTTTGGAgcttaaagttttttttaccatataTGGTTTATGGACATGTGTAGGTGAGAGGTATTCTAAAATACGCCTACAGAAATACAGAAGTCtcaaaatttagaataaaTAGTACAAGACTTGAACACGAATCTTACGGTGCTTTGtaggaatttttgaaaacattaaTAAAACGCCTTCTCGGCGTCTTCGTTGAAATCCATTAAGACGTTTCAAAAATAACAAGAACACACACACCTTGCATCAACGGTTTTGAAAAGTAGCAAAAGACGCGCTTCGACAGTAAGTATcaataaacttgaaaatacgtatatatatacgtcatatatactatattcgTACGTCAGTTGCGGAAAAATCTAGACGTCGTTTGTACGTCAATGAGAATCTTAATCCTTTCATCGAATTCTACAGGTCCAAAtcgaaatcaattaatcgTTCTCACCAACGGCCTGACAAAGTTAAATCTTTGATGGACataatcaattatttcttcgCCTTTACAGCACAGTAAAAGGTTGTAACCGCGTTGATTGCCTATAGCCATGTACACATTATTACGCACGCATTCATCAAAGCTGCAcagtgtatatacgtatgttcGTTAGACAAATAAGTGTGGATCGTAGATACCATGGCGCCGGCATGCTCGTTATGACAATACACACAAGCAATATGTAAATTGTACACTTGCGCATACAAGCGTgtataattgatatttattgttaaaacTGTATCcgtatatgcatattataccCTAAGTGTGTTTGatcatttaattattaataagcACAAAGTAATAATATACGTACAACAGCTGAAGATTATTCAGTCTGTATTACAATTTTGACTAGTTGCGTAATtctaaagaagaagaagaataagaagatgaagaattaAGTGAAACTGAACCATGCATTACGTACAAAAAACCCGAGTCCTAAATAGAAATACGATTATACACTCATCTGAGATGGACCAACAAACAAATATAGAACGTTTGTCAACAGGATGAGAAGACAATAGAAAatgagagaagagagaataaCCAGCGTGATGTATACATAGGTACATACAACGCGAGAGTTGAATGTCATTAGAGCTCGCTAGTGGCATAACTCGATTCTTATTCTTACTCATTCAAACAAACTAAGGTATAATGTCTCGACGTTTCACATAATATTGCTGTGCATATGTGCAGTGTCAGCGTATTAAGCTGTGTATACGATAAACATAATTAGTGTATTATAATACGTACCATGTACTACACATTTCACGCAGAGGGACAGACACACGCGCGCAGAAGCACAACTTCACAATAACTTTAGAACAGCAACGAACTGACTCTGTTGCATTGGAACGGCCAACCGGTGAAAAAACCAAATCactaacaattgaaaaaatagttcCTGTCATTAactgatgaaatattttgtttggttcactatttttttctgtacagtCTTAGAGtgtgttataaaattataattgattcgattgaattgtaataatttcaatcagCGTCAAAATCCAAACCAAAGAGGGTGAGAatcaattgattattattcaatatgcACGCGCAGTGTATGAGACGTATTTTTGAAACCGAAATACGAATAtaatgttatttattatacgcatCGATGTTCCAATGAATGTGAACGGAAagatcgttatttttattaaacaacgataattttgaaaactatgCAACTGCACCCGAATTTTACCGGGATTGATGAAATCGTCACAATATCATCGCTTGAATTACGGAAGAAACACAAGTTTTGACCTCCAAATTTCatagaactttttttctccttacaCACTCACTTTGTTCGTCGGTGTTTCAGTAGGTTCGCCTAATTGAGAGATTGGTCTGTGTAAACATtcgtatgtttttttctttctgaacGATATAATATGGTACGATTTTAGAAACGATGTTTTCGTTGagaatttatacatatgtacctTACTAGCAATATTAATTAGCTTTAATTGACTAAAATCGCAGTGTAACATTGTtggaattaataaataaataaaactatagTATAATTACGTGATCTCTCGAAATTTGTTAATACGTTCGGTCTTTTCTTTGGTTGAAACGATGAAATTGGTAAAACTTTATTATTTCGCAATTGTTTTCATgatccaaaaaattttataatcttaCATCCGACTATAAGACTGTATAACGTTCCGATACATTCCTAAATAATGTGTAGAAACGCGTATAGAtatgtaattattgtaaataaacaTACGTTCTGATTATATCTCGTTACAATAACACGTCAGTTAATAGAATCAGTTTTTATATTGTTGTtacgatttttatcgtcattataGTTATGGTCGTTGTTATCATTAAtgttatttcttattattactaACTGTACTAGACCTTTTATCGTGCGCTGATTACGATTCGAATATTAATCAAACATTCATATAATACCGATGTTCTTTTCAAGTTTTCGTTTATCCTCAACGTCGTGTAATACACATCGCACCGTAACGAGACAGACTTCTAGtatgattagaaaaaatacTATAAGTGGCATAGAggaagataaataaatgaggGAGACaaagataaattataaaaaaaaaaaaatgaaaaattaaactagGATCTTGAGAGTctaaataaaagagaaaaaaaattataaaaaaccaTTAAAAAAACCAACTAGGATGAATGTGAAGTCTGTGAACTCTCCAAGGTATTTTATTCGATGCGAAACTACAAGTATACGGTATGAATTTTTGGTCCTTCAAATATAtgataaattaaaagaaataaaaattttcgttatgtTACAATTCACGTTGCCGATTGCCGAGGAAACGTGCCAGGACAGGCCGGCGAGTGAGATTTTCGACGTGTGAAGTATAGGTAGAGAGATACGTATAGACGGAACCACGTACCTCTATAAACTAGCGTGGTGCGTTCGGAGAGTCAAGACTTTAACCACGGCGACGGCGGCAGCGCGTCGTTTCTTCTTGAAAGTGGCCGCGCGCCCAACAACGGCCGAATTGTGTGTGTTCCACGCTTTTGACGTGTTACGACGCCTGCATAACCGCATCTCGCTATACACACCTGTATGGCAAAGTTGCCTACCGAACGGCGCTCGCCGCGCTTTTTCTCCGATTAGCCGAAGAAAAAGCTCCGCTGACTCACACATCACGACGGCCAATCGGACGCGAGAATGCCGCTTATCTGTAACCGCATCTGACTCATGATCATCTGGTGAAAACTCAACTCCGTATGCCGTGTATCGGCGGGGTGAGAAAAACCTGAGGTATGAGATAGCCTTCGGAAATTACAGCGATTGACGTCAATTCCTAACCCCCAAcggagaaagaaaatacataAAGTGACATTTTGTATAATGTGTATGTACGCAACGGGATGATAAAGTAAAATCGACTGACTATACGTATCGTAAAACAAACTAGTTtgctttaattttattattattattattattcgaagGTTATTATCCCTGATATTAACGAGATACGGATCAGTGATTTAACGACGTTGtacattgtttttatttattaatttgctACCTTTATTTACTGAAAACTTACaagtttttctgtttctttcttcaatCATCTTctcttaaaaaataataacgtcaAATTTGGAATCGTAACAGCTTTTGAGTATCTATAATAGGAACAAGTTATTGCCTCACTCATTGCAACTTTTTGGGATAATTAGTATTATATTAATGATAAGAATATCATTCaacgattattataaaaattattatcactcaTTATGGTAATGAcgatgatagtaataatagcaATAACAACTTGAGTTAACTCATTAAACcaacaaaattcgaaaaaaggggtttattattataattaattaatagcTTTGGCGGTTAACGTGACTCGTGAGCGCCAGTCTAATACTGGTATTATAACAAATGTTAggtaatataaaatacatgaTATTGTAAcacttggaaaaataaaattgttattactacaagtttttttcctttctttttttttcgttttcgttcaaTACCAACAATATCATGTAATCATaactaatattatatatatatatatatatatcgtatgtatacataaactaCATATAGTCTCACCGTAACTTGTTTTGTCttacttataataataactgtaacgataataattcttcTATCAATTAATTAACATACACATACACGATATGGAAACAAATCGATAATGATCTCAGATCAAGGAAGAAAAGTAGTCACACGTTATAATTGTAACGCTGTAATTATCGGATTAtaatggagaaaatttttacactgtaATGGTTAAAGTAGggaaaacaataaaatgagaaaagatCAAATCAAAGAGAATGAAGAGAAACGGAAAAGGATTCCATAACTCTGCACCATTCTCGcatttcatttccttttttttttcttttttcatctcacaTTTACGTGGACGCGATTATTAGGAATGATATAggaattacgtaggaataaaCAATTTGGCACGTCTGTATTCAACTGAGGGTACAAAACTCTGCCCACAAACATTTTGCGTATTGCATAAATTTTCGATACATAcataagaattaaaaaacaagaaagtaAAGATacgaaattcaaaacaaaaaaaaaaaaaaaaaaaacaaccctgTTTACAATGcgatattataggtatatatttaattatcgCCAGGTAATAGGTattaattaaagaaatatattttatcacaAATAACTAGTAACaggtgataaaaagaaatataattaGAGCAAAATACAACATAAAGAGAAtagcaaaaatcaaaaacaaaacatctgattattatattttagatAGGAATGTTATGTAACAAAAATGGAACGAGATGTGCTTTGGCGGTTGTATGTATTTTAAAAGcggtgataaaagaaaaataccgtTTAAACGAAAAACAACGATAAAGTTGTCtcataattatatttgaacaaaaaaaaaacaaaaaaaaaaaaattagaaaatctcTCGCATgcgatttcttgttttttttttcccccaaatAATCACAATATAACAACGAGGAATAAATCGTTGTTTTTCCATAAAtcctgttttttctttatttttttttccaattctcgATTTTTAGCCAGTTATAAaaatgagaaggaaaaaaaaatatatccgaAATATACCAAAAGTTATACGCGTGTATGAATGGCATAGTTACTTTCATCCTATACATACACAAGCACGTTATGTGTGGGTGTTTCGACGATGCAATTCGTCTATATATctctgtataaatatatagctAACTAcatgtatatcgtatatatataaaaatttgaattatatatatatatatataaaaaaaaaaaaaaaaaaaaaaaaaactcttttgTAACGTAGTAGcagtatttcgaaaaatattctcatatGGATACATATAtccatatgttttttttttttttttttaaactagcGCCTGATCTACTTATATTTATTCGATAGttgttacattatttttcttttcattattattagtattaaatattatacaagtaTAACACGACAGTCTACTGAAGAGgaagtttttgtttcttcgtgtaaagctttatttttattatttttttattactttatttatttatttattttttttttttttggtgcaatttggcaattttattttgttattcttACTATTCTCTTGCTATTCCAGCGGATCGTGATTTTAGTTACGTTAGAAACTATCAGCTTTTCCGTTAAACAAGGTCAAGTAAGTCCAGGATAATAACAAAATCAGTTTATCATGTACAACATAGCGTATAGATAAAGAAACGcggaaaacgcaagaaaaaaaaaataataatgagagaATTAGCAGTCTGTTCAGGTTATCTTATTCACTATATAATTATCCCCCGTTCTCTCTCATCTGTCTTTATAGTCAATTTTTACGATACATTCATATCGCGATCTATTATTTACTCACTTCCTTCGTATTTACTTACTATGAATGCAAAATTAAAAgtagagtaagaaaaaaaatttgcggtAAGTGATACACGAAATCGTCACCGGAATTAAAAACACAGTAATTGCGATTACGGAACGTCATTGATTGATGCAGTCGTCGTATGAGATAAgaacggaaaaagaaaaatacacagCGCCactaaaatattctcaaaaatagagaaaaatttggaaattccgAATTCCGATAACAGTTTTACACAGCGAAaccacaaaatattttttttagctggCATGAAGATCTCACCTTTCACAATTAATAACAACTCGTAATTTCTTAAAATCGCTTCTGTCATTGtattcaatgaaaataaaacacgaGAGGAAATGAAATTACGAATATTGTTAATGCcgactaaattttttcagtcaccCCATTATCTCACCCTTCGATGGCTGTCGCTCTCCCCTCGGCTATCAAAAGCTTGTCCAAGTAAATGTCCGTTTCTTCGCTAACGTCTATAAGTTTCAGTCCCAGTACTGTGTCGCCTGGAGATAGTCGATCAGGTCCCGAATCGACGACTATAGAGACGAAGTTTCGCTCGACTACAAGTTCTTGGAAACGCAGACAATCTTCCACCGACCAATCTATGTTCAGTGGCTGAattcctgcaattttttttttttagggaaattgaggattaaaaatttacaatttacaaaCCATAGCTTCACAGATTAATTGAATTTGTTGGAATAAATTGATAGATATAGTTACACCTTTTAGAGTCAAGTAATAATGACTGGAGTCTGGATTTGAAGTGTTTTGAAGAATAGTCGTATTTCAAATCGCGAAAGCATTTCAAATCTTTCGTCACGGATtgacggaaataaaaaaaataaataaagataccAATCGAAAATGATATAAGCTCTAATGCTGTTCACGGATTCACATGCATTTAAATCGTAGCGATATTTAAATAGAAAcaaattggtaaaaattttccaaaacgcTTTACAACTTCATTCTAGGTGGATCTAAATTTGTACTACAATATCGAACAGGAATGGATAGACGGAATTGCAAATTGTAGATTAGATCGCATAGATCGCAAGGGATCTCGAAATGAATCCTTTATAATACGTTTTAATCCGTTTTCAATGACTGGGCGAAAAAATGtctcaataaaatcaaattCGCATATTTCACTTACCCACAAGTCTGGCTTTAATCGCCTGATATGGCAAATCAAGAAACTGGCGTCCCAGCGGTTGCAACTTGTCTGTAGAAAGGACAGAAAAGTCCCCGAAATCGCAGAAATAGACGGTAACCATTTGGTCATTTATTATCTTGGATACGCATACCCTGAAAGAGAGGATAAGCAGGGCGATTAGCTTCTTGGAGGAAAGTATCTCGATCATGTTATAGCGATCTATAAAACTATCTTCGAAAAATTCCTTCAAAGAATTTCTAAAATATCATTAACTGGAAAAGTTATCTGCAAAATATTCATTCCAACtagcttttttttaatacaactTTCCAACGATTtccttttcaaattattcaaagtATCAGTAGTCACgccgaaaattattgaataaaggCCAATAATGAATCACATATTAGTGCGTTTCGTTGAGTAACAATCCCAAGGTCTTTTCTCACCTGTAAAAATGACCGTCGAAATGCCTACCAGCGTACAAACTTCCTTCCTTGATTGAATCCGGTAGTGGAGCAGATCCCGTATAATTAATGCAAACTTCCTGAAGCTGGACCATCATTGCCTGCGAAAAATTAACgtattaaaaattgaggaCTCTTATCTGTcagtttcaattattttttggatCTGGCATCGTCCAAATTCTGCGAATCAAGAAGTATaaagttccaaaaaaaaaacaacaacaacaccctttttatctataattttcaaaataccaACCAAAAATTTAAATGGCACAACTTTAGTTACCTCAAGATGCACCCTGTCGTCGTAAGGTTGAACTGTAAAGTTTCCAGGACTCGCTGCCATCGTGATATGAACGTCGAAGTAGCGACCAAAGTCCGGTATCACTGGTGGTCTTAAGTTCTTCGTCAATAATTCTCCACCACCGGTCGCACTGTGCCTCGAGACTGATCTTTCGAGTCGTTTCTTAGGGCGTGTAGTATTGTTATTGCCATCACCGTTGGACCTGTATCAGCGATGCagaaagaaaattcgattatacaaataaactaaaaacaaGCTGTAACCAAGGAATGTATCTTGCTGATTTGTGcaaattacatgaaaatattagaCTTAAAATGATCGATTTTACGAATTGAgtttcaaaaagaaatttttcatataaatgAAAGAGGAATAAAACGCGGAGAAAATATGTTATACATAGTATTACTACTCACCCGGTTAAATTCGGGTCCATGGCTAATGTGCTGTTTATCGATACGACCATATTGTTCGGCTCGCAACGTTTGACAAGCTCAACTATCGGAGGACTTGATCCTGAAGCCGGGGTGACAATCTTTACTAGAATCACTTGATCCGGCGGAACAAGCAGAGTCAGTTTCGTCGCCATTTCACTACTGAACATCGCCTCTGGAATGTTGTGCAGTCGTACTTTGAAGGcctgaagaaaacaaaacaaaatttcgcgattaaaaaaataatgtatataagtataaaaacaaatttaaggATTTAAGGATGAATCAAAAGTtgagaaaggagaaaaaaatgttcaatttatTAAACGGTGTTTTCTCTGATCTTAACTTTTGATCAAGGCGGTGTGACCCATTCATCCTTAAACATCTTTGATTTGAGACCAATTCGTCCTGCTTGCCCGATATAATCCACATCTCAAACTGTGAATCTTACCTGATAAGGGTACTTCGGAAGAATTTCGGAGAGTTGATCGAGGGCGAGAAGGTCTTGTTTCTTCCTGACAACGACAGTCTTGCCGAAATCGACAAGAAAGATGTCGACCCTGTTGTGAGCTTCGATGTTCACTACGCTTCCTCGGTACCAATTTCCGTCCTCCACACATCTGACTAGATACAGTTTGCTTCTGTCTATATTCTTGACTTCGCTCCTCTGTATGTCCTCGCTCGTGAGACCCGTCTGTATTAGCGTGTTCATCAGGCTCACGAGGTACTTCATGCTGTCCGATTTCACATGCAGATACACATCGCCATTCTCAGTCACGTGGGAAACGTAAACCTCGGAGACATGACCctggtggagaaaaaaatcgtcgaatgGTACTTGAaaaggggtaaaaaaaaaaacgtgaaaaacagGATAACTACGCTGACATTTTTCTCGTCAATGTTGTAATCAGGACCTcttgtttcagattttatcACTAAAGCTCGGCGAGAtccgaattttcaaagttcaacgaatctaacaataagtttttttcaaccacaaaatttaaatcaaaaaCCCGCGTttcatttcttaaaaaattcgcATCTCCTAGTACGttagtattaaaaaattgaaaagaaaatcactAGGACTCACTCCAATGTGTActatgcataaaaaaattataaaacgttTCTCCTTACCTGATTCAGCTTCGGAGTAAGTATATTCTCGCTAATCCTGTTGAACAGAAGATCGTTCAAATTAACTTCCTGCTCTTTGCTAGTGTCGTAGAGAATGACGGACGCCGTCACTTCGTCCCCAAGCTCTCGGCTCACGACCTCGGCAACGAGTATCTGTCCAAGTAAAACTTCTTCCAAGTACTCGATCACCTCGGCGCAATCGTTGAACGCCTCCAAGTTAGCGAGTGTCAATTTGACGGCCTGGAAAAGCCAAACAGTAACAACCGACGAGTGATAAACCTCCACGAAATTCAAAACGGTTCAAATAAGATATTTTACCTGTGCAGGAACTTTGCAGAACTGTTTTTCCAAACGATAAAGTTTGCTGTAATGATAGGTGTCGTCGTCTCCgtgatcgatgaaaaaaatcacggcCATGCCGGTTTTTGCATTGTACTCGAAGCACTGAACTCTGTGCCAGTATTCTTCAACTTGAACCGCGTAATACTTTCCAACTTCGATGTCTCTTACTCCCGGAACAGTAGAGACTTTTTGATAGTAGCTTTCCAGCTCGTTCAGCATGCTTTCAACTCTCTcctgaaagaaaaatggagCAGAAACAAAATTAGGTGTGACCGGACTTTTTGTTTAGTATTGTAGTATTGCAATTGCATATTATTCTCATTTCCGGGATTGAAGGATGTTTATTGATACTTAAAATGCCTTATATCTCTACTCACGCTGTACTCTTCGCCTATCAGCCTCGCCCAAATGTCTGTCGTGTCTAAAACACAAGTGACGCAAAGATCCCAGTACTCGTCGACAGGCGGTTTCAGAACTCCGGGAACTGGAGGACCGATAGGATTTAGCTCGATCTTTTCCACCCTGGGTGATATCGCTTCCGCCACCTTTGAATTAGAAATTTAACAAgactttcgatatttttaaatgaCTATCACGTTATGCGTTACGTTTATTTTTACCGCACACGCAATAATTTCaaggtgaaattaattttaagatAAACCAACCAAAgtatagtaataacaataataattgagttttttattttccatttaaataacacgtagAAAACTTGAATTATCGGCAAATGCGCGCATTTCAGTGCACTAAAGATGAGAACGTACACttacaaatgttttttcacGTAGTACGATCGTAATCACATTTGCAATTTCTAAATATAATAAGACATAAGATATCTCGAATATTTCTCACACAATTCATGAGGATCTAGTCAGCCATTAAAAAGTGCCCAGCAACATTCAATGAGTTtggagtttaattttttcgaacatCTCAAGTACAAAAACTCAACTCAAACTGTCGATGTTTTGATTcgtgttattcaaattttcctggAATCATTCACTTTAGATCTTAGTCGAATACGTGCTGTTTTCGCAACACCGCAGCGAGTAACAATGTGCGTTTCGCGCACAAAAATCTATATTTTGAACCAAAGTTTGGGTAAATCAAATCACGGTTTGGATAATTGCGGTTTGTGATAACTGAGGTTCGGATAATCGATGTCCTACTGTACATTGTACAGCAGAGACGTTGTTTTATTCATCGTAGCCTAAATAAAACCAGGAATCGAAACACTTACGCTGTTTGAATTGCGGTGTTTGGATCGTGGGCTTGAATACGGTAGGCAGAGAATCGTCGAATCATGGGCACCTTTTTCCTTGAAAATGTCTGAGGTTTCCACGATTATCTTCTCCCAATCTTCGGGCAAATTTTCCTTGAATTGCTCCTGATAATACTTCGGTATTTGGTGCATAAAAACTCCGTTCGGGTGCTCAGCAACTATCGTAACCACGCGATCCTTGACCAGGTTCTTATTGGTCGTCTCCGTGAGGCTAGATAGAGGACCGTTTATCTGCAATAATTCATGCAGCGCTTTGGCTGCCACGACTCGGGTCGCTTCTTCAGACGTGGCTATCTCTTCCGGATAACTCGTCCAGCTGTACAAACCGATCTGAAATTGGAATTGTTTCATTCTTCGAATCGTCTGTTCAATTTGAATTGGGTGGTTTTTAGAATAATTAGCCACATTAAAGCGAGAGGAGAACAAAATCGACTCATGTTTCAACTTCTTGCAGATTTTTGAAGATAGTTGGAATGAAAATAGATTCCAATAACAAGGGTGAAGGCGAATTTATTGGTACATTATAACGAAGTCGAGATTCTCACCTTTACTCTACAATAGAAGAAGGAACCTTGTCGTTTTGTGGCAAACTTAACAACCTTGTATGAGGGTTTCGGAAGCTTCATGCTTTCCGCGTAGATTTCCACCTGTTTGCACGGATTCTGGTGCTGAGAACTTAGAGGCCACATCTTTGGAGCCTGTAAAAACATTCCACGGATTGAGCGAAAGATCGAAAACAGAGCTTGGATAAGAATGAATAGATTTTGCACGATCTGAGACGAAAGTTGGGAAAGGAGTTGAAAACACTTTTTTACAAGTGTAGTTTGAATGAAAACATTGAAACCAATTCGAAAATAGCAGCGATCGAGGATTTTAAGCGTTCCAATAACCAAAACTTTCATCAAATTGTTCATATTTCagctttcgaaattcaaatttattcagaaTTGTCTATACTACGTAGCAGAGACGCGGCTTTAGTCGCATTCACAATCGACGTGATAAATAACACAGCTGGAAACTTTTTAAACCGTTTATTCTGTCTTCCTAATTTTTGATTAAGACAGTCTGACCCTTAAAATTGACAATTCGATAAATCAGGACTTGAAACTTGGACCATAAACTAAATCCTTCGTCCATTAACTGCGAGCAAACTGAaaaacgaattta contains:
- the LOC124411112 gene encoding tudor domain-containing protein 7 isoform X2; translation: MANKSANSITGNQPQIVAYKNKVTTQDSHNEKRTPLTSTPLIPSRPGPSTQARNSETVQTQSKAMKTISDRLNFKPQTSPSTPTVLSPLSPSQLVAAAAAAESVASLTPPGTPKTPQAPKMWPLSSQHQNPCKQVEIYAESMKLPKPSYKVVKFATKRQGSFFYCRVKIGLYSWTSYPEEIATSEEATRVVAAKALHELLQINGPLSSLTETTNKNLVKDRVVTIVAEHPNGVFMHQIPKYYQEQFKENLPEDWEKIIVETSDIFKEKGAHDSTILCLPYSSPRSKHRNSNSVAEAISPRVEKIELNPIGPPVPGVLKPPVDEYWDLCVTCVLDTTDIWARLIGEEYSERVESMLNELESYYQKVSTVPGVRDIEVGKYYAVQVEEYWHRVQCFEYNAKTGMAVIFFIDHGDDDTYHYSKLYRLEKQFCKVPAQAVKLTLANLEAFNDCAEVIEYLEEVLLGQILVAEVVSRELGDEVTASVILYDTSKEQEVNLNDLLFNRISENILTPKLNQGHVSEVYVSHVTENGDVYLHVKSDSMKYLVSLMNTLIQTGLTSEDIQRSEVKNIDRSKLYLVRCVEDGNWYRGSVVNIEAHNRVDIFLVDFGKTVVVRKKQDLLALDQLSEILPKYPYQAFKVRLHNIPEAMFSSEMATKLTLLVPPDQVILVKIVTPASGSSPPIVELVKRCEPNNMVVSINSTLAMDPNLTGSNGDGNNNTTRPKKRLERSVSRHSATGGGELLTKNLRPPVIPDFGRYFDVHITMAASPGNFTVQPYDDRVHLEAMMVQLQEVCINYTGSAPLPDSIKEGSLYAGRHFDGHFYRVCVSKIINDQMVTVYFCDFGDFSVLSTDKLQPLGRQFLDLPYQAIKARLVGIQPLNIDWSVEDCLRFQELVVERNFVSIVVDSGPDRLSPGDTVLGLKLIDVSEETDIYLDKLLIAEGRATAIEG
- the LOC124411112 gene encoding tudor domain-containing protein 7B isoform X1, which gives rise to MGNNADYDEAVANLRACLLSAKGGVSLSELNNDYKKIVGESLPYRKLGYPSLEDFLSDIPGLLITKRGNDWNIIARPTEDTVHLAQMIARQKSSSSKNRTRGLTAKRRRPVARSARAPSQFDMPSINSQQRRGPSTNYRAVQRVPSLPPLMQIPPKKTIPPLMEKPPRYMLPNPGIPQASPSKQLSDRMANKSANSITGNQPQIVAYKNKVTTQDSHNEKRTPLTSTPLIPSRPGPSTQARNSETVQTQSKAMKTISDRLNFKPQTSPSTPTVLSPLSPSQLVAAAAAAESVASLTPPGTPKTPQAPKMWPLSSQHQNPCKQVEIYAESMKLPKPSYKVVKFATKRQGSFFYCRVKIGLYSWTSYPEEIATSEEATRVVAAKALHELLQINGPLSSLTETTNKNLVKDRVVTIVAEHPNGVFMHQIPKYYQEQFKENLPEDWEKIIVETSDIFKEKGAHDSTILCLPYSSPRSKHRNSNSVAEAISPRVEKIELNPIGPPVPGVLKPPVDEYWDLCVTCVLDTTDIWARLIGEEYSERVESMLNELESYYQKVSTVPGVRDIEVGKYYAVQVEEYWHRVQCFEYNAKTGMAVIFFIDHGDDDTYHYSKLYRLEKQFCKVPAQAVKLTLANLEAFNDCAEVIEYLEEVLLGQILVAEVVSRELGDEVTASVILYDTSKEQEVNLNDLLFNRISENILTPKLNQGHVSEVYVSHVTENGDVYLHVKSDSMKYLVSLMNTLIQTGLTSEDIQRSEVKNIDRSKLYLVRCVEDGNWYRGSVVNIEAHNRVDIFLVDFGKTVVVRKKQDLLALDQLSEILPKYPYQAFKVRLHNIPEAMFSSEMATKLTLLVPPDQVILVKIVTPASGSSPPIVELVKRCEPNNMVVSINSTLAMDPNLTGSNGDGNNNTTRPKKRLERSVSRHSATGGGELLTKNLRPPVIPDFGRYFDVHITMAASPGNFTVQPYDDRVHLEAMMVQLQEVCINYTGSAPLPDSIKEGSLYAGRHFDGHFYRVCVSKIINDQMVTVYFCDFGDFSVLSTDKLQPLGRQFLDLPYQAIKARLVGIQPLNIDWSVEDCLRFQELVVERNFVSIVVDSGPDRLSPGDTVLGLKLIDVSEETDIYLDKLLIAEGRATAIEG